From Chryseobacterium salivictor, a single genomic window includes:
- a CDS encoding anthranilate synthase component I family protein gives MNFDTKINIKTTVKSVMSDLFTPVGIYLRLRDKFRDTILLESAGNQNTDNNFSFIAINAVAGIEIRNFQEAEIKFPLGNPQKIALEKEKLSELLNDFTKCFVCEQPSKEIGKSAQGFFGYTGYDAIPFFENIHFKELSEENKIPLLRYRLYQYVIAINHYNDEMFIIENKINDLKSDLPEIENLINQKNAPIFPFQKIDEETSNLKDEEYRELVETAKKHCFRGDVFQLVLSRRFEQKFNGDEFNVYRALRHINPSPYLFFFDYGDYKLMGSSPESQLIIKNKKAIIHPIAGTFKRTGNIEEDLKAAEDLKKDAKENAEHTMLVDLARNDLSICGKNTTVTKLKEVQFFSHVIHLVSEVTAEVEDNQNPYEMIATTFPQGTLSGAPKYKAMELIDSYEKTSRSFYGGCIGFVGFDGSCNQAIMIRTFLSKNNTLYYQAGAGIVAKSSAENELQEVNNKLNALKMAVKKATSI, from the coding sequence ATGAATTTTGATACTAAAATCAACATAAAAACCACCGTAAAATCGGTGATGAGCGATCTCTTCACGCCGGTTGGAATTTACCTGCGGTTGCGCGACAAATTTCGGGACACGATTTTGCTCGAAAGTGCCGGGAATCAAAATACCGATAACAATTTTTCTTTCATCGCCATTAATGCGGTTGCCGGAATTGAAATCCGGAATTTTCAGGAAGCAGAAATTAAGTTTCCGCTTGGGAATCCTCAAAAAATCGCTTTAGAAAAAGAGAAGTTGAGCGAATTATTAAATGACTTTACGAAATGTTTTGTGTGCGAACAGCCTTCAAAAGAAATCGGTAAATCGGCACAGGGATTTTTTGGTTATACGGGTTATGATGCGATTCCTTTCTTCGAAAATATCCATTTTAAAGAACTTTCGGAAGAAAATAAAATTCCGTTGTTGCGTTACCGTCTGTACCAATATGTGATCGCAATCAACCATTACAACGATGAAATGTTCATTATCGAAAATAAAATTAACGATTTAAAATCTGATTTGCCCGAAATTGAAAATTTAATCAATCAGAAAAACGCACCTATTTTTCCTTTTCAAAAAATTGACGAAGAAACTTCAAATTTAAAAGATGAAGAATACCGCGAACTGGTGGAGACCGCAAAAAAACACTGTTTCCGTGGAGATGTTTTTCAATTGGTGTTGAGCCGCAGATTTGAGCAGAAATTTAATGGTGATGAATTCAATGTTTACCGCGCTTTAAGACATATTAATCCTTCTCCGTATTTATTTTTCTTTGATTACGGCGATTATAAATTAATGGGTTCCAGTCCGGAAAGTCAGTTGATTATTAAAAATAAAAAAGCGATAATTCATCCGATTGCAGGGACTTTTAAACGAACCGGAAATATTGAAGAAGATTTGAAAGCTGCCGAAGATCTGAAAAAAGATGCCAAGGAAAATGCCGAACACACGATGTTGGTTGATTTGGCACGAAACGATTTAAGCATCTGCGGAAAAAATACGACGGTGACGAAGTTAAAAGAAGTCCAGTTTTTTTCTCACGTCATTCATTTAGTAAGCGAAGTTACTGCAGAAGTTGAAGACAATCAAAATCCTTATGAAATGATCGCCACGACTTTTCCGCAGGGAACTTTGAGTGGGGCACCAAAATACAAAGCCATGGAGTTAATCGATTCTTACGAGAAAACTTCCCGTTCGTTTTACGGAGGATGTATCGGTTTTGTCGGTTTTGATGGAAGCTGCAATCAAGCGATTATGATCCGTACTTTTTTAAGTAAAAACAATACGTTGTACTATCAAGCCGGAGCCGGAATTGTCGCGAAATCCTCCGCAGAAAACGAATTGCAGGAAGTAAACAATAAACTGAATGCGCTGAAAATGGCCGTTAAAAAAGCAACATCAATCTAA
- a CDS encoding anthranilate synthase component II produces MKILVFDNYDSFTYNLVQMIEQISGEKVNVFRNDQIRLEEIEKYDKIVLSPGPGIPSEAGILIDLIKKYAPTKSILGVCLGQQAIAEAFGGNLINLTEIYHGVATNARTIKKEALLLRDLPENLEVGRYHSWAVNPDDFPEELEITSIDENGMIMSLQHKVYDVHAVQYHPESILTPKGKQIIENFLKN; encoded by the coding sequence ATGAAAATATTAGTCTTCGATAATTACGATAGTTTTACGTATAATTTGGTTCAAATGATTGAACAAATTAGTGGTGAAAAAGTAAATGTTTTTCGGAATGATCAAATTCGTTTGGAGGAAATCGAAAAGTACGATAAAATTGTGCTTTCTCCCGGACCGGGAATTCCAAGTGAAGCGGGAATTTTAATTGATTTAATAAAAAAATACGCTCCCACAAAATCTATTCTCGGAGTTTGTTTAGGTCAACAAGCCATTGCAGAAGCATTTGGCGGAAATCTGATTAATTTGACAGAAATCTATCACGGCGTTGCAACAAATGCACGAACCATTAAAAAAGAGGCGTTACTTTTAAGAGATTTACCCGAAAATTTAGAAGTCGGAAGATATCACAGTTGGGCCGTGAATCCCGATGATTTTCCGGAAGAATTAGAGATTACTTCAATCGACGAAAACGGAATGATCATGTCTCTGCAACATAAAGTGTACGATGTTCACGCTGTTCAGTATCATCCGGAAAGTATTTTGACTCCAAAAGGAAAGCAGATTATTGAGAATTTTTTAAAAAACTAA
- the trpD gene encoding anthranilate phosphoribosyltransferase — translation MKDILQYLFDHQTLSKAQAKSILLEISKNIFNEIEVTSFVTVFLMRSITLAELEGFTEALQQLAPQIDLGTDDLVDIVGTGGDGKNTFNISTLASLVVAGTGQKVAKHGNYAASTISGASNVLETLGYRFKENEAELKADLEKGNFCYLHAPIFHTSLKSIAPMRKNLGLKTFFNILGPLINPAKPKYTMIGVANLEIARIYQYLLQKKNADFLLVNALDGYDEISLTGDTKIMDKNGESIYSAQELQFRNIEPETIFGGNNTEEAAQIFKKILEGKGTYEQNAVVLANAAMALKNTEKYGEYENCLMMATESLLKGKALNCFKKVID, via the coding sequence ATGAAAGACATCTTACAATATTTATTCGACCATCAAACGCTTTCCAAAGCACAGGCGAAATCGATTCTCCTGGAAATTTCAAAGAATATTTTCAATGAAATTGAAGTCACTTCATTCGTCACAGTTTTCCTGATGAGAAGTATTACGTTGGCAGAATTAGAAGGTTTCACCGAAGCGTTGCAGCAACTCGCACCTCAAATTGATTTGGGAACCGACGATTTGGTAGATATCGTTGGAACCGGCGGGGACGGAAAAAATACCTTTAATATTTCAACTTTGGCGAGTTTAGTCGTTGCCGGAACTGGCCAGAAAGTTGCTAAACACGGGAATTACGCCGCTTCGACAATTTCCGGAGCGTCTAATGTTTTGGAAACTTTAGGTTATCGTTTTAAAGAAAATGAAGCCGAATTAAAAGCGGATTTGGAAAAAGGAAACTTCTGTTATTTGCATGCGCCGATTTTCCACACTTCTTTAAAATCTATTGCGCCGATGCGGAAAAATTTAGGTTTGAAAACTTTTTTCAATATCCTGGGACCTTTGATTAATCCGGCAAAACCAAAATATACGATGATCGGTGTCGCGAATCTGGAGATTGCACGGATTTATCAGTATTTGTTACAGAAGAAAAACGCCGATTTTCTGTTGGTCAATGCTTTGGATGGTTACGACGAAATCAGTTTGACCGGCGATACCAAAATCATGGATAAAAACGGCGAAAGTATTTATTCCGCCCAGGAATTACAGTTCAGAAATATCGAACCTGAAACCATTTTTGGCGGAAACAATACCGAAGAAGCCGCGCAGATTTTCAAAAAGATTCTGGAAGGAAAAGGAACCTATGAACAGAACGCCGTGGTTTTAGCCAACGCTGCAATGGCTTTGAAAAACACCGAAAAATACGGTGAGTATGAAAATTGCTTAATGATGGCGACAGAAAGTTTACTGAAAGGAAAAGCACTCAATTGTTTTAAAAAAGTGATTGATTAG
- the trpC gene encoding indole-3-glycerol phosphate synthase TrpC: MNILDKIIEHKKIEVTQAKKKISVTELKEGAFFQRKTFSLKKSLKSGSGIISEFKRQSPSKGIINDKADVLEVTRSYEKFGASGISVLTDENFFGGTLQDILKVRQEISIPILRKDFMIDEYQFYEAKANGADAVLLIASCLSPSQVQEFTELSHELDLEVLLEIHTEEELNHFNTNIDFAGINNRNLKNFKVDLQHSVNLKNLLPKEVLAVAESGIYAVEDFKFLKEKGFDGFLMGEYFMRNEDPGFAFGEFINIIKK; this comes from the coding sequence ATGAATATTCTCGACAAAATAATCGAACATAAAAAGATCGAAGTTACCCAGGCAAAAAAGAAAATCTCTGTAACTGAATTAAAGGAAGGCGCCTTTTTTCAGCGCAAAACTTTTTCTTTAAAAAAATCTTTAAAATCGGGGAGTGGAATCATCTCTGAATTTAAAAGACAATCGCCAAGCAAAGGAATTATTAATGACAAGGCTGATGTTTTAGAAGTTACCAGATCCTACGAAAAATTCGGAGCCAGTGGAATTTCAGTTCTGACCGATGAGAATTTTTTCGGTGGAACGCTGCAGGATATTTTAAAAGTAAGACAGGAAATTTCGATTCCCATTTTACGGAAAGATTTCATGATTGACGAATACCAGTTTTACGAAGCAAAAGCCAACGGAGCCGATGCTGTTTTGTTAATCGCAAGTTGCCTGTCGCCGTCGCAGGTTCAGGAGTTTACGGAATTATCTCACGAACTGGATTTAGAAGTTTTGTTGGAAATCCATACCGAAGAAGAGTTGAATCATTTCAATACAAATATTGATTTTGCGGGAATAAATAACCGCAATCTCAAAAATTTCAAAGTCGATCTGCAGCATTCTGTTAATTTGAAAAACCTTTTGCCAAAAGAAGTTCTGGCCGTTGCAGAAAGTGGAATTTATGCTGTTGAGGATTTCAAATTCCTGAAAGAAAAAGGATTTGACGGCTTTTTAATGGGCGAATATTTTATGCGAAATGAAGATCCGGGATTTGCATTCGGAGAATTTATCAATATAATTAAAAAATAA
- a CDS encoding phosphoribosylanthranilate isomerase: MKLKVCGLTKLDQIEELISLNTDFLGFIFYENSPRYVLNALTCNEIKSIHHQGKIGVFVNENIAEIIKISEKAGLNYIQLHGDEDENFIIELKQKLKPEIGIIKVIRIGNDLSEVKIQVEKILNLKSQISHFLFDTDSKSFGGTGKTFDWQILNELKITKPYFLSGGISKENIENIKLIEQQPFALDINSKFEIEPGNKDLEKIKNFISVVRT, from the coding sequence ATGAAATTAAAAGTTTGCGGTTTAACGAAACTCGATCAAATCGAAGAATTAATTTCTTTGAACACCGATTTTCTGGGATTTATCTTTTATGAAAATTCACCGCGTTATGTTTTGAATGCTTTGACTTGCAATGAAATTAAATCAATTCATCATCAGGGAAAAATCGGCGTTTTCGTCAACGAAAATATTGCGGAAATTATCAAAATCTCCGAAAAAGCAGGATTGAATTATATTCAGCTTCACGGTGACGAAGACGAAAATTTCATCATAGAATTAAAACAAAAATTAAAGCCCGAAATCGGAATTATAAAAGTGATCAGAATCGGAAATGACTTATCTGAAGTTAAAATTCAAGTCGAAAAAATCTTAAATCTTAAATCTCAAATCTCCCATTTTTTGTTCGATACCGATTCCAAATCCTTTGGCGGGACCGGAAAAACTTTCGACTGGCAAATTTTAAATGAGTTAAAAATCACCAAACCATATTTTCTAAGCGGTGGAATTTCAAAAGAAAATATTGAAAATATAAAATTAATAGAACAGCAACCTTTTGCTCTGGACATCAATTCAAAATTTGAAATTGAGCCGGGGAATAAGGATTTAGAAAAAATTAAAAACTTCATAAGCGTTGTTAGAACTTGA
- the trpB gene encoding tryptophan synthase subunit beta: MNYQNPDKNGYYGEFGGAFVPEMLYPNVEELQGQYLDIINSEEFQTEFRDLLKNYVGRATPLYFSKNLSEKYQTQVYLKREDLNHTGAHKINNALGQVLLAKKLGKKRIIAETGAGQHGVATATACALMNLECIVYMGEVDIARQAPNVGRMKMLGATVIPATSGSKTLKDAVNEALRDWINNPSTTHYIIGSVVGPHPFPDLVARFQSVISEEIKWQLKEIIGRENPDYVIACVGGGSNAAGTFYHFVDEPAVKIIAAEAGGFGLDSGKSAATTFLGTLGVLHGSKSLVMQTEDGQVIEPHSISAGLDYPGIGPFHANLFKEKRAEFFSITDEEALKSAFELTQIEGIIPALESAHALAVLGKKNFKKEDVVVICLSGRGDKDMETYLKLL; this comes from the coding sequence ATGAACTATCAAAACCCCGACAAAAACGGATATTACGGTGAATTTGGAGGCGCTTTCGTTCCCGAAATGCTGTATCCGAATGTAGAAGAGTTGCAAGGTCAGTATTTAGACATCATCAATTCAGAGGAATTCCAAACCGAGTTTCGTGATCTGTTGAAAAATTATGTAGGCCGCGCAACGCCACTGTATTTTTCTAAAAATTTGAGCGAAAAATACCAAACGCAGGTTTATTTGAAGCGCGAAGATCTGAATCACACCGGCGCCCATAAAATCAATAATGCATTGGGACAGGTTTTACTGGCCAAAAAATTAGGAAAGAAACGGATCATCGCGGAAACCGGAGCCGGTCAACATGGCGTGGCAACAGCAACGGCGTGCGCTTTGATGAATCTGGAATGCATCGTTTACATGGGCGAAGTCGATATCGCAAGACAGGCACCGAATGTTGGAAGAATGAAAATGTTGGGAGCTACCGTAATTCCCGCAACATCAGGTTCCAAAACGTTGAAAGATGCCGTGAATGAAGCGCTGCGTGACTGGATCAACAATCCTTCGACCACGCATTATATCATCGGAAGTGTGGTCGGTCCGCATCCTTTTCCGGATTTGGTGGCACGTTTTCAAAGTGTTATTTCGGAGGAAATAAAATGGCAGTTAAAAGAGATAATCGGGCGTGAAAATCCCGATTATGTAATCGCCTGTGTTGGCGGCGGGAGCAATGCTGCAGGAACTTTCTATCATTTTGTGGATGAACCGGCCGTGAAAATTATCGCTGCGGAAGCGGGCGGTTTCGGGTTGGATTCCGGAAAATCGGCAGCGACTACTTTCCTCGGAACTTTAGGCGTTTTGCACGGCAGCAAAAGTTTGGTAATGCAGACGGAAGACGGACAGGTCATCGAGCCGCATTCGATTTCTGCCGGTTTAGATTATCCGGGAATCGGCCCTTTTCATGCGAATTTATTTAAAGAAAAAAGAGCCGAGTTTTTCAGTATTACCGATGAAGAAGCGCTGAAATCTGCATTTGAACTGACCCAGATTGAAGGGATTATTCCCGCTTTGGAATCGGCGCATGCTTTGGCGGTTTTGGGAAAGAAGAACTTTAAAAAAGAGGACGTCGTCGTGATTTGTTTGAGTGGAAGAGGTGATAAGGATATGGAAACGTATTTGAAACTTTTATAG
- the trpA gene encoding tryptophan synthase subunit alpha produces the protein MNNNTSIQPPTSNFGPEKKLNIYFTAGIPKLSDTTEILKLIQHSGADYIEIGMPYSDPVADGPVIQKAHEIALKNGMTIAALFGQLKSVKSEMNIPVILMGYINPVLSFGFENFCRECKDSGVSGLIIPDLPPVEFEKNYRTILEKYNLNFIFLVTPETSDERIKYLDSLSSGFLYAVSSSSTTGNNAKEINNEEYLNRLANLGLKNPVMIGFGIKNKSDFDQVTEKAAGGIIGTAFVNILLNNEDWAEKAESFIRSIIN, from the coding sequence ATGAATAATAACACCAGCATCCAACCTCCAACCTCTAACTTCGGACCTGAAAAGAAACTCAACATCTATTTCACCGCCGGAATTCCGAAGCTGAGCGACACGACGGAAATTTTAAAGCTCATCCAACATTCCGGAGCAGATTATATCGAAATAGGAATGCCTTATTCTGATCCGGTTGCCGATGGACCGGTGATTCAGAAAGCGCACGAAATTGCTCTGAAAAACGGAATGACCATCGCAGCACTTTTCGGTCAGCTGAAATCGGTGAAATCAGAAATGAATATTCCGGTTATTTTGATGGGATATATCAATCCTGTTTTAAGTTTCGGCTTCGAAAATTTCTGCCGGGAATGTAAGGATTCCGGGGTTTCGGGATTGATTATTCCTGACTTGCCACCGGTAGAATTTGAGAAAAACTACAGAACAATTTTAGAAAAATATAATCTGAATTTTATCTTTTTAGTCACGCCGGAAACTTCCGATGAAAGAATAAAATATTTAGATTCTTTAAGTTCCGGTTTTCTGTACGCCGTTTCAAGTTCCTCAACGACCGGAAATAATGCGAAGGAAATTAATAACGAAGAATATCTGAACCGACTGGCGAATTTAGGTTTGAAAAATCCTGTGATGATCGGTTTTGGAATTAAAAATAAATCTGATTTTGATCAAGTGACCGAAAAAGCAGCCGGCGGAATTATCGGAACTGCATTTGTGAATATTTTATTGAATAATGAGGATTGGGCAGAGAAAGCAGAAAGTTTTATTCGCAGCATAATAAATTAA
- the lipB gene encoding lipoyl(octanoyl) transferase LipB: MTDTQNRTLHFQELGLMDYEPAFEFQEKLMKEIIALKLENRGQPDEIQHITPNYLLFVEHPHVYTIGKSGDEHNMLANAKKLEEINATFVKTNRGGDITYHGFGQIVGYPILDLDNFKSDIFLYMRNLEEVIIRVIAEYGLKGERSEGETGVWLDVGKPYARKICAMGVKTSKWVTMHGLALNVNTDLRYFEYIIPCGIKDKAVTSLQRELEREFSPQEMDEVKEKIKKHFCEVFEAEII; encoded by the coding sequence ATGACAGACACACAGAATAGAACTTTACACTTTCAGGAATTAGGTTTGATGGATTACGAACCGGCTTTTGAATTTCAGGAAAAACTGATGAAAGAAATCATCGCTTTAAAACTTGAAAACCGAGGCCAACCCGATGAAATTCAGCATATAACACCGAATTATTTATTGTTTGTTGAGCATCCGCATGTTTATACGATCGGTAAATCTGGGGACGAACATAATATGCTCGCGAATGCTAAAAAGCTGGAGGAAATCAATGCGACTTTTGTGAAAACGAACCGCGGCGGAGATATTACTTATCACGGTTTCGGGCAAATTGTTGGTTATCCGATTTTGGATCTTGATAATTTTAAATCAGACATTTTCCTTTACATGCGGAATTTGGAGGAAGTGATTATAAGAGTGATTGCAGAATATGGCCTGAAAGGAGAAAGAAGTGAAGGCGAAACCGGAGTTTGGCTGGATGTCGGGAAACCGTACGCAAGAAAAATTTGCGCAATGGGCGTGAAGACTTCAAAATGGGTGACCATGCACGGTTTGGCTTTGAATGTAAATACTGATCTGCGCTATTTCGAGTACATTATTCCGTGTGGAATCAAAGATAAAGCGGTGACTTCGCTGCAAAGAGAATTAGAACGCGAATTTTCGCCGCAGGAAATGGATGAAGTCAAAGAGAAAATTAAAAAACATTTCTGCGAAGTTTTTGAAGCGGAAATTATTTAG
- a CDS encoding peptide deformylase — translation MRKYSLLLILFSVFTFSQKYTKQEIARITEGNTDTALPIFQTSDSLQNKVLLGQSIDADPKNRYTIILVNRMKSALISTDGGVGIAAPQVGINRNIIWAKRFDKKGAPLEYFINPKILWFSEVLNLGPEGDLSIEVFRDYFYRSQVIQLEYFDLNGKKHTEIVEGFTAVILQHEIDHLSGILISDKIENQKMKTFENVELYKEIQ, via the coding sequence ATGAGAAAATATTCCTTGTTACTGATATTGTTTTCTGTTTTCACTTTTTCACAAAAATATACCAAGCAGGAAATTGCCAGAATTACAGAAGGAAATACCGATACCGCTTTGCCCATTTTCCAGACCTCTGATTCTTTGCAAAATAAAGTTTTACTTGGTCAGTCGATCGATGCAGATCCAAAAAACAGATACACCATAATTTTGGTCAACCGAATGAAGTCAGCGTTAATTTCAACTGACGGCGGTGTCGGAATCGCTGCGCCACAAGTCGGAATCAACCGGAATATTATTTGGGCAAAAAGATTTGATAAAAAAGGAGCACCGTTGGAATATTTTATTAATCCAAAGATTCTGTGGTTTTCAGAAGTTTTAAATTTAGGTCCGGAAGGGGATTTATCCATCGAAGTTTTCCGGGATTATTTTTACCGAAGTCAGGTTATTCAGTTGGAGTATTTTGATTTAAATGGCAAGAAACACACTGAAATTGTGGAAGGATTTACCGCTGTAATTCTGCAGCACGAAATCGATCATCTGTCGGGAATTTTGATTTCTGATAAAATTGAGAATCAGAAAATGAAGACTTTCGAAAATGTTGAATTGTATAAAGAAATACAATAG
- a CDS encoding putative quinol monooxygenase, with protein MKNLYIVALFQFKENNLMDALELLKKLVIETRKEDGCLQYDLVEDHTNKGFFFIVELWESEEHHHQHNGTDHLMNFRNQSASLLEKSAQVYKGYKTF; from the coding sequence ATGAAAAACCTGTATATCGTTGCCCTGTTCCAGTTCAAAGAAAACAACCTGATGGACGCACTCGAATTATTAAAAAAATTAGTGATTGAAACCCGAAAAGAAGACGGCTGCCTGCAATATGATTTAGTGGAAGATCATACCAACAAAGGCTTTTTCTTTATCGTAGAACTTTGGGAAAGCGAAGAACATCACCATCAACATAACGGCACCGACCATTTAATGAACTTCAGAAATCAGTCGGCTTCCCTGTTAGAAAAATCTGCACAGGTTTATAAAGGGTACAAAACTTTTTAA
- a CDS encoding dihydrolipoamide acetyltransferase family protein: MAEYKLLLPSMGEGVMEATIISWLYNEGDTVKEDESVVEIATDKVDSDVPTPVSGKIIKILKQKDEVAKIGEAIAILEVAGTEDGLAAQPQEPKSADEVQTEIPNVDPDVVKGLEEAMESSKTATSFEGSDLYLSPLVKSIAQSEKISDNELQSIKGSGLEGRITKEDILAFVSNRTAPAAPQAAAVAPVAVAATPPPFSAPLKVGAGDEIIQMDRVRKIIADAMVKSKHTAPHVTSFIETDVTNVVKWRTKHKDLFEKREGEKLTYMPIFVKAIVKAIQDFPMINVSVDGDKIIKKKNINIGMATALPDGNLIVPVIKNADQLSLSGLAKAINDLAHRARNKKLRPEDTQGATYTISNVGGFGNLMGTPIIPQPQVAILAVGAIVKKPAVLETKDGDVIAIRNLMFMSHSYDHRVVDGSLGGMFLKHVHDYLQNWDLDTEI, translated from the coding sequence ATGGCAGAATATAAATTACTACTTCCCTCAATGGGAGAGGGCGTTATGGAAGCAACGATTATCAGTTGGTTGTATAATGAAGGCGATACTGTAAAAGAAGATGAATCTGTAGTTGAAATTGCTACCGACAAAGTAGATTCCGACGTTCCGACACCTGTTTCGGGGAAAATTATTAAAATCCTGAAACAGAAAGATGAAGTTGCAAAGATTGGCGAAGCCATCGCAATTTTGGAAGTTGCCGGTACGGAGGACGGGCTCGCAGCTCAACCACAGGAACCAAAATCTGCGGACGAAGTACAAACTGAAATACCCAATGTAGATCCCGACGTGGTGAAAGGTTTGGAAGAAGCGATGGAAAGTTCAAAAACAGCGACCAGTTTCGAAGGATCCGATTTGTATTTATCGCCACTCGTAAAATCAATTGCACAAAGCGAAAAAATTTCCGACAACGAATTGCAGTCCATCAAAGGAAGCGGTTTAGAAGGGAGAATTACCAAAGAAGATATCTTAGCATTCGTTTCCAACAGAACTGCTCCGGCAGCGCCACAGGCAGCAGCAGTAGCTCCGGTTGCTGTAGCCGCAACTCCGCCTCCGTTTTCTGCACCTTTAAAAGTGGGAGCAGGCGACGAAATCATCCAAATGGACAGGGTTCGGAAAATCATCGCCGATGCGATGGTGAAAAGCAAACATACGGCGCCGCACGTGACTTCTTTCATTGAAACCGACGTGACAAACGTGGTAAAATGGAGAACGAAACATAAAGATTTATTCGAAAAACGCGAAGGCGAGAAATTAACGTACATGCCGATTTTCGTAAAAGCAATCGTAAAAGCCATTCAGGATTTCCCGATGATCAATGTCTCTGTGGACGGCGATAAAATCATCAAAAAGAAAAACATCAATATCGGAATGGCAACCGCACTTCCGGACGGAAATTTAATTGTTCCGGTCATTAAAAATGCAGATCAGCTGTCACTTTCCGGTTTGGCAAAAGCCATCAACGATTTGGCACACCGGGCACGGAATAAAAAATTGAGACCGGAAGATACCCAGGGGGCAACGTACACCATTTCCAATGTCGGAGGATTCGGAAACCTTATGGGCACGCCGATTATTCCACAGCCACAGGTTGCTATTCTGGCAGTCGGCGCTATTGTGAAAAAACCGGCGGTTTTAGAAACCAAAGATGGCGATGTGATTGCAATCCGCAACTTGATGTTTATGTCGCATTCTTACGATCACCGTGTAGTAGACGGTTCTTTGGGCGGAATGTTCCTGAAACATGTTCACGATTACCTTCAGAATTGGGATTTAGATACTGAAATATAA
- a CDS encoding GNAT family N-acetyltransferase: MFQIRKATEADTPIIFDLIKKLAVYEKMEDEVITSAEELKQNIFTHQFSKVIIAEENDKPVGFALYFYNFSTFVGKPGLYLEDLFVEPEYRGKGYGKKLFIELAKIAKAENCGRMEWSVLNWNTPAIDFYKSLQAKPMDEWTVYRLDKKGIADLAE, translated from the coding sequence ATGTTCCAGATTAGAAAAGCCACGGAAGCAGATACTCCGATTATTTTTGATTTAATTAAAAAACTAGCAGTTTATGAGAAAATGGAAGATGAAGTCATCACTTCCGCAGAAGAATTAAAGCAGAATATTTTTACCCACCAATTCTCAAAAGTTATCATTGCTGAAGAAAATGATAAGCCGGTTGGATTTGCTTTGTATTTTTACAATTTCTCCACCTTTGTTGGCAAACCGGGTTTGTATTTGGAAGATCTTTTCGTAGAACCGGAATACCGTGGAAAAGGATATGGTAAAAAACTCTTTATCGAACTTGCCAAAATCGCCAAAGCAGAAAACTGCGGCAGAATGGAGTGGTCGGTACTGAACTGGAATACGCCCGCCATTGATTTCTACAAATCGCTGCAGGCAAAACCGATGGATGAATGGACCGTTTACCGTTTAGACAAAAAAGGAATCGCAGATTTGGCGGAATAA
- a CDS encoding GAF domain-containing protein yields MSEIKKRLSSIIESPAHNTEVKLQKICQLLDQEISYFNWTGFYFKNGDKEELILGPYVGAPTDHTIIPYGKGICGQVALSNETFVVPDVHEQDNYLSCSIDTKAEIVVPIMKDGVNIGQIDIDSHKINPFTDEDREMLEWLCDEVAKIM; encoded by the coding sequence ATGTCAGAAATAAAAAAACGTCTTTCTTCAATAATAGAAAGTCCCGCGCACAACACGGAAGTTAAATTACAGAAAATCTGTCAGTTACTGGATCAGGAAATCTCCTATTTCAACTGGACCGGATTTTACTTTAAAAACGGAGACAAAGAGGAACTTATTTTAGGGCCTTACGTCGGCGCTCCCACAGATCACACCATTATTCCTTACGGAAAAGGAATTTGCGGTCAGGTTGCTCTTTCCAATGAAACCTTCGTGGTGCCGGATGTTCATGAGCAAGACAACTATTTAAGCTGTTCCATCGACACGAAAGCTGAAATCGTCGTTCCCATTATGAAAGACGGCGTGAATATCGGACAGATCGATATCGATTCCCACAAGATAAATCCTTTCACAGATGAAGACAGGGAAATGCTGGAATGGTTATGTGATGAGGTTGCAAAGATCATGTAA